A genomic segment from Sciurus carolinensis chromosome 1, mSciCar1.2, whole genome shotgun sequence encodes:
- the Aunip gene encoding LOW QUALITY PROTEIN: aurora kinase A and ninein-interacting protein (The sequence of the model RefSeq protein was modified relative to this genomic sequence to represent the inferred CDS: inserted 2 bases in 1 codon): MKRKGPEEEEEACGVWLDAAALKRQKVQTHLIKTGTKMLTLFPGERKPSISFTQRRNPSVGVRQTSIASFFTLQPGMTDGGNQRSASSHIQSQINIESKTDTAQPDHLIQGLGDDCTTPPLATSTPADIQETALSPLSLQTSGRHSLGTPFLTLLPLSQPDTLISAGENDASLAFSFTQDLESSLLDPKEGKRDSSRKRKWLRGSKNYQNMERHIKVPGDKCHQPLDKAKLERKMSAKENRQASVCLQTSGESWSGENTESGKGNPCPISVFSWESEKNDKDSLSQLFTEDSQGQRVIAHNSRAPFQDVTKVWNRGLGQFPRSSQAQCQDGTTQLSLESDLLFTQDSEVQALACQQDCXLIERQKHLR; encoded by the exons aCACATTTAATCAAAACAGGCACCAAGATGCTAACACTCTTTCCTGGAGAGAGAAAGCCTAGCATTTCCTTTACTCAAAGAAGAAATCCATCTGTAGGCGTTCGGCAAACCAGCATTGCTTCCTTCTTCACCTTGCAGCCAG GAATGACAGATGGTGGTAACCAGAGAAGTGCTTCGTCTCATATACAAAGTCAGATCAACATAGAGTCCAAGACAGATACAGCCCAGCCAGACCATTTGATCCAGGGCTTGGGAGATGATTGCACTACACCTCCTTTGGCCACCTCAACCCCTGCAGACATCCAGGAAACTGCACTTTCTCCTTTGTCCTTGCAGACTTCTGGCCGCCACAGTTTGGGAACCCCATTCTTAACTCTGCTGCCTTTGTCCCAACCTGACACCCTCATCTCTGCTGGTGAGAATGATGCTTCACTGGCTTTTTCCTTCACCCAGGACTTGGAAAGTTCTTTGCTGGACccaaaggagggaaagagggattcttccaggaaaaggaagtggCTTCGTGGATCTAAGAACTATCAGAACATGGAGAGACACATCAAAGTACCTGGGGACAAATGCCATCAGCCCTTGGATAAAgctaaattggaaaggaagatgtCTGCCAAAGAAAACAGGCAGGCCTCGGTGTGCCTTCAAACTTCTGGGGAGTCCTGGAGTGGGGAAAACACAGAATCAGGGAAGGGAAACCCTTGTcccatttctgtattttcctgGGAGAGCGAAAAGAATGATAAGGACTCCTTGAGTCAGCTTTTCACCGAAGATTCTCAGGGCCAGCGAGTCATTGCCCATAACAGCAGAGCGCCTTTCCAAGATGTAACCAAAGTCTGGAATCGGGGTTTAGGACAGTTTCCTAGGAGCTCTCAGGCTCAGTGCCAGGATGGGACCACTCAGTTAAGCCTGGAGTCTGACTTGCTCTTTACCCAGGATTCTGAAG TCCAAGCTCTAGCTTGTCAGCAAGACTG TCTAATTGAGAGGCAGAAACATCTGCGGTGA